The DNA segment ATCGTTTGTGGATGAAGTGTTTAACTTCATTAATAACTGGTTGTTATCCCTTTATGATCTGTGGgttctattaattttttttggttagttgGTTgggattttattttttgttacataAAAGTTATAGATTAAGCTGAGAGTCAAAGCTATCTCGTTCTGTGAAGGTTAAATTTATACTTTCCATATCTGGAAAACTTTTATTACTATGTATATTTGGTTTGAAGTCAAACTTTGACCATTTCATGGTATAAGACTTACCGACAGATTTTTGGATACTATTACAGGTGAAGATTATCTGTGGGGTCGAGCATGAAGACTTGAAACAACTGTTTCATGTGTCAAAGACTATAAGAGAAGCAGTAAGTAAAACTGGGACCATTAGTAGAATTCATGATATTCCATTCTGTTGATCTGACTGGTTTTGTTATCACAGACATTAATAGCGAAGCAGTCACATTTCGCGTATAGTACACCTAGGAAAACTTTGATTTTCCAACTTGGCAGATACGGTTTAGACAAACCGTTTGATTTAGGCGAGGATAAGATCGAAGCTCCAGCAGCCCCATTGCAGAAAAGGTATAGGCGGATAAACCGCAACGAGGACAACTCTGGAGTCTCAGTGGCTCTATTCAACTGAATCAAACAACTTGGTTAGAGGCTATCGACTTTGTTTCTTCATGATCCTTGATTGAAGAAAAATGAGTTTTAAGTTATGTTCTTATGTTTTGATTTGGATAAATCTCTGTAAATTCTTGTTagataaaaaaagagagatagagTCTTGGAAAGGCAAGCTTGTTTAGAAGGTGGTAGATAATGGGATTAAAACTTTTGTGTTATGTAATGTAAATATAGTTTATTTGgatttatttattacatgaaCTAATAATAGATGAAATATTTTATGTCATCATTTGTTTGTGTTCTTTAATTTCATTTGATTATCCGTTTTTGTTTATCTTGATTTTCTTTTGGAATCGATGACTGTAATTTGACTGACATCTAATAACCAATGGCTTACATATGACCTGATCTTAACCTCTCCTCTTTTATCAAACAAGGCTTCAAATAAACGATGGTATTgaaaaatgacaaataaatcAACGAGGAATGTTCACTAAAAAGGAATGAAAAATGCTTATTTGTTTTGAAACGACAGTGAAACTTGTCCGAATTCGGGTATTTACATAACTACCAATGTTAGTATAGTTAATAAGATATTTGTGTCAAAGCTTATGTCTAGTATGTTCGATCCAGATTTCGGtccagtttcatttttttttcattttttcattttggttcaTTTTTAAAACCATAActaatttggtttggttcagtttttaTATTAtcgatttttggtttattcgatTTTATACAAAAGCACATTattatttggtttggtttcatattatataaaatttaaagagTCATGTCAAAAGCTAACGTTTTATTAAAAATTCCCAGAAGTCATACATAAAAGAATGttaaagaattataaaaaaagaatcGAAACGCTTccaccatcaaataaaataattaatctaaaactaaaatcaaagctcaAAACTGTGATagtaaaataatgaaaaacaaaacacaagtatgaaagaaaaaaattccaCTCTCCGATAGTTAGCGACATTGTTCATCTGAGTCATGCCTCCTCCGGCGAAACGCAAAATTCTGTTCaattatatataagaaaaaattgtaaataagtCCAATGcttgtaaatataataaatcaatgcTTACAAACTAAAAATGATTACCTCCTACTAGAGAGTCCATGAATTCGTATTCATGCAAACATATGTTCGCATATTTATGCATCATATGTTCGATGCTCTTTTGTTTATCAGGCAAAACTGCAGTTTGGATCCAATTTTGTTGAAATTTTAGAAACACTTacatattagaaatattttagaaaatttatatatatataaaattgtcTGCCTCTCTCCTAGGCCATCCAGCTGGAAACTCGCTCTCTGAGGGGTTGACACGTGTCCGCTTTTCCTGAAACGCGCCGCATCATTTAAACTTATCAATAATGGGCCTTATTTCTTCGTGTTGGGCTTAAGTTTGCTCActaatattgtatttttttcggggtttaaaaaaatattatattcacGGGCTTTACCTTTTGGgcttaaaaaatattatgttcaCTAACATTACTTTTGGGTTTAAAAAATCAACGCAAGCTCACAACATTTTCACGTTTTCCGTTCTCCTTCTTTGTTGATGTCGACTGTAAATTCTGGTTCTTCGTATTTTCAAGCTCCAAAAGGTCAAACTACAATAGAAGTTCTTTAATATCTGTGTCGATCTTCGTTCCTGTCGTTTCGTCTGCAATAAATATCTTCTGCTTCATAACTGGATGAAGTGCTCCATCGCCATTAAGAGCTTTCTTAACTCCTTGGACCCACACAAACCACGATTCCTCATTCAATGTTTTTTATCCCCTATGAGTCGGTGAAACTCGACCTATAAAAAGGTTAGTTTCTGTCCCATGATCATCATCCTCACCATCTTACTAATCTTACAATGAAAGGTCCATCCAGTTATATATGGTTGTTTTGTCGTTTGAGTCATCGTATTCGATACGTTCTTGGCCTTATCTCAGGTCGGCTGATGGGTTTCAAACGAGAGGTTTAGATCATCAGAGAAGAGACGGAAACGATCTGTGACGACGAAGGAGGAGAGAAAAGATTTGACGGTGGATTTCATGCGAGTTTGTTGCCTGAGGCATAGATTGCCGTAGCAGTTGGAGCAAAGATTCATGGTTGCGGAGAGGAAACCCCAGTTGTTAGAACAGAGACGGTGGCCTTCGGCGTTTGACATCGATGATCTTCCGCTATAGATCTTGAGAGAAAGTTCAAGGCTTTAAATCGAAATTGGAAAAAAAGACATCTGATTTAAAGAATCAACGAACCTGcagaattttaaaaaacataatatgatACGAACTGGACAGAGACGAGAAGGAAACGTTGAGATAAATAGAGAGCCAGCTTCAATCTTCTCACAAATCGACTCCCTTATCAGAAACAAAATCTCATTCTTTTGGGATCAAAATGAGAAATTCGCATCTGAAACTATGCAATTCTGGTTTTCGGTTTTACATCTGATGACCACCATTGTCGATTAATCACCTTCTATCGGGCTTCTTCAAACTAAGGAAAGAGGCTCCTCTTCTTGAGCTTTGTATTCGGGCTTTCTCTTCTTCGCTTTATTTATTGGGTATTTTCATATCTCAAATTTGGGCCATATTAACTCTTCGGGTTTCTTATTTCAGTTATGCCTTAAGATTTTGAGCATGAGATTATCTAGAgcttataatattttgtaatctCTTGCTACTTTTATATCAACTAGGGTtaaacccgccctacgggcgggtaaacaaatatacaaataatttaaatatatttaaaatgttcaatTCATTTTTAGCTAAACattaatttactttttatatatttatcatgttAAACTTGTCTATCTATTTTACAaatcataaatttaattaactcttaaaattagggctgttcaatatggtaaaaccgaaccgtaccgaaccgaaccgaaccgaaatagacaatatggtttggttttgatatataccatataaaccgaatggatataattttataaaaaccgtaggatttggatatgctttggtatataaccgattaaaccgaataaaccgaacaaaaaccgattaaaagtagaaacatgtaaatatgtatctatttataacaatacatgaaaatctatttgttatataagttaaatttgtgttaataactattaccataattttatagtaataaaaaactttaatttgtaaaacacttgaactataactaaataacaatacatcgcaattcagacatcttattttctaagtctttttttgatctttttgatttattttagtcttcactaaattaatatgaagattataaatttgatggaaaattttcaattgaaaaagcatgactttaatgaacactaaatatggaagagtggaaaaacttttctttcatgtttctgttttgtttcatatttttattttcaaaatttcaagctttgattttagttatagatttgattattttatttgatggtagaagcatttttatttttttgttcatttatttaaacatgtaatatatttttaataaatgactgtgttgacaatatgactaaaattcatataatatgatctcaaacaaaataattatgttttttggtataaaaccgaatacaCCGAAAActgacggtatataaaccgaaccgaaccgaagtaaatatggatttagaatggtagttatattttactaaccaaaataccgaaaaccgaaaataaccgaaccgaaaccgaaccgatatccggattgaacacccctacgtaaaatcataaaatagattttttgtttAAGTTTGTTATAATTTAGCTTATAACGATATGTCACCTCAACtatttttaacaaaacaacatctttttttttctgaacaacATCAAAAAAAACATCTAACAAATAGTTGTAGACTTAATCTAAATCGAATGTTAAATTTTCTAAGTTGCTCTCATTTTTATATACAGTCACACACAAAAAGTATTATCGTAAACTAAGTTTGTCATCATCTACCTTTATTGTGGAAAATCATCATCTGTCGACTTAAAAGAACCGTTTCTTATGTGTTTGCCTCTTAAAATTTTCCGACAaacaataatgtttttttttattttaatatatatgaagatgTTTAGTTATTAtgtattgtatattttatatttacttattcgtatatacaaaataagaaacaatAATGTTTACCTTGTTTTCTAAATTAGCACATCTCATTTAATTTTCGATGATCCTAGACTGCTTTTGTTACAATGAAACAATAATGTGATAAAGACCAAacgaatattattaaaattaatcacatttttTGACCGAGCTAcgattcattaaaataaaagcaAGTTTACCCACCACAAAAAATTGTCAAGTTTAGAGATAAGAGAGTTGATTTTGCCACTGCATCAACCTCTTTATTACATAATATAGGGATACGATGGAAAGAGCAAGCTTTAAAGAAGCTGCTGAAATGGTCAATATCAAAGAGAATGCCATTACTCTCCTTGATGAGTGTAGCTTGGAGAAAATTAGACAACATGGATGCCTTAAAAtcgaagaaaaaaatatgaacaatAGTTTGTCATTTACTTGTGCAATAAGTTGATCATGCTAACCGTTATCCGTATATAcctatagatattatatattaaaatttgtataactttatatataatttgatagtAAATGTGACGATAACGTTTTACAATAATACAATGTTTTCTAAATTAAATTCTTATCCTAAAAAATGTGTAAATAAGAATTATGATGTTAATATCTGAATGATGAAAATCAACTGATAAAATCTacactattatttatgaagtgattttgcttatttgtcatgttctccatgattttagataattttgcttatttttttttttttttgtcatcaacaaacagactcatatagattCTGCGAACCAATacggtaactccgcatccatgtgaatGACGAAAGATGATTGTTTTCTGGCACAtcgtgctagactatccgccttttGATTTTTCGTCCGGGGTACATGAATGATCTCTGAGCTAGTAAAACATGTCTTCAGTAGCTTTATGTCGTGCAGATAACTCTCAAACGCCGGCCATTcctctggttctgaaaccatcttcaccaattgagaacaattcGTAGCAAAAGTAACTTGAAACTGATgtaaattcttcatacattccattgcccatatcAATGCTTCCATCTCTGCATGAAGAGGTGAAATACATGCCCTAGAATTCCTTGCACCCATCAATCCCTGAAAGCCCTCGAGTATGCTATACCATCCTTGACCTGAATAAGGTTCTTCATTTTTCCAGGAACcctaattttgcttatttgtcatgttttattaggttttaactaaattattgatttattatctGTTATTAGCTgagtcattaatatattaatttaaaaatatccttaatgaatcttgtatataattaaaacgaatgttaataatattaaatttctgtgttatatttttaaaaaaaataaacaatatcttcactgaattttatatattattaaaaatgaattttattttaatagtataaattttatatgttatatgttacattaaataattgattataaaataatataatagaattataaaaaataagattattcttatctatattgtgttgctatctgaaaacaatattttattataaactttaaaaatttaagataaaaacaattaataataatattactcaagcaaaaaaatcatataaaaaaattttctaaactatttctaagatatgagtgttttaaaaaaaataacacaatagtaagtatatattttgataaaaaatatttgacatatataaatactttgatgtttgatttaactatttaaaacaataaataataatttattatgttggttttagattaataaaacataagcTAATAAGTATCCATAAGAAGTTTATGCCCGTATGTGCGGGCAAAATACCTAGTAAATCTTTATTAGTAAAGAAGAGTAAGCCAAACCGATGGTTACGTTTTTGTACAtgcaataaaaacataaattataaaagaaaagtaaaacatATTTATGGATATTAATTATGAAGTAATCGAATTATTAAGTAATCGATTGAAGTTAAACTTGTGATCACTCTAAAGTCTAATGCCATTGTGCTCActctaattattaattattaaattataaaaggaaaatatatttatggatATTAATTATTAAGTAGTGCCATTGTGATCACTCTAATTAAATGGAtggtatatattttacattcaGAAATTTCTTACTCACCTTTGTGAATagtaacatattttgttattattagtGGTTGTGATAATGCTTATTAAGACGTCGGCTGCTATTCCGGATGagttttagttttgatttactTGCATGAGAAGTAAGGAAGAATATGTGTTTTAATTTTGTAACCATATATGAGAGTGAATAAAATACCATTAGAGAGGATGAGTTTAACATTTTCACCGAAGCAACATATAAACTATCCCTCCACAGCTTTAAAGTGATTTGTTGTCGTTCACGCATGATGTTATGtgtcattcttttttttttttggcttaatGTTATGTGTCATTCTTGCACTCCTAATgttttgttttcaatatatCTCGTGGAATGTTGTTATTATGTAGATTTAATGAACCATATGTAACTTGTTTGAGATGTTAATGATGGTATCAGGAAGTGTGGTGTCGCAGGAATAAATTATTCATTTAGATAATAATGCTTTCGATGTGCAGACGATTTGAAGTGAAGTGTGGTGCttatttcttaacaaatagaGCTAAAGAAATAGATGTGCTGACGATTTGAAGTCATATGACTTTGTAgtgatttgaaattaaattaaaaactataaggCGTTGTGAGTGTAAGCCGGTAAGGTAAACTGGATAAGGCCAGTCTGGGTGGAAGTGCAAATTTATTAACTTGCAAATGTCTGAGCGGTgcaaatttagaaaatatagagCAACAAAACATAATCTATAAAAGACTTGAAGTGCTCTGACTTCGTTGAACttggaaataaaataaaaaagctaATGCAACGGACAGTCCACATGTCTTGCAACTTCAGCTCCCTTTGTTCTTCTAAATTACTTATTGTGTTGTTTCTTTCCAGAGGACTCAGCTTTCTTCTCTTGTCATCATCGCTTCTGTTC comes from the Brassica rapa cultivar Chiifu-401-42 chromosome A01, CAAS_Brap_v3.01, whole genome shotgun sequence genome and includes:
- the LOC103830560 gene encoding F-box protein At1g61340; translation: MALGKKRIVAQKSNLKQRRGVEEGGLGIELELVQYKRGFGRKRVLISETRDSVFTSPVGTISSKKLCDKTLGTGGQSRELEDLPLDILVKIICGVEHEDLKQLFHVSKTIREATLIAKQSHFAYSTPRKTLIFQLGRYGLDKPFDLGEDKIEAPAAPLQKRYRRINRNEDNSGVSVALFN